The Sulfitobacter donghicola DSW-25 = KCTC 12864 = JCM 14565 genome has a segment encoding these proteins:
- a CDS encoding NADPH-dependent 2,4-dienoyl-CoA reductase yields MSSYPNMLRPLDLGFTTLKNRVLMGSMHTGLEETKDWNRVAEFYADRARGGVGLMVTGGIGPNLEGSVLPGAAMLSTDEDVANHKIVTDRVHEADGKIAMQILHAGRYAYGPKCVAPSAIKSPISPFPPIELDAAGIEKQIADIAACAGRAKEAGYDGVEVMGSEGYFLNQFLVTHTNKRTDEWGGSYENRMRLPIEVVKRVRETVGTDFIVIYRLSMIDLVPNGSTFDEVVQLAQEIEKAGATIINTGIGWHEARVPTIATSVPRAAFAWVTKKLMGKVSIPLITSNRINTPDVAEEVLSTGCADMVSMARPMLADADFVNKAAAGKADHIAPCIGCNQACLDHTFSGKISSCLVNPRACYETELVLEPAEKVKTIAVVGAGPAGLSAAIAAAERGHTVTIFDRAAEIGGQLNLAKQVAGKEEFWGFVDWYRTMVAHHGINVKLNTEVSANDLDDFDEVIIATGVVPRDPQIDGQNHKSVYSYIDVLQGRATIGDHVAVIGAGGIGFDISEHLVDDGESTTLNLPEWMSEWGVADTSEHRSGLAPEGPQPHPATRAITMMQRKPSKPGKGLGKTTGWIHRASLTMKGVNMIAGVNYERIDDEGVHITFGEARENPQVIPADTVVLCAGQLSDRSLADALEAKGKTCHVIGGADVAAELDAKRAINQGTRLAATL; encoded by the coding sequence ATGTCCAGCTACCCCAACATGCTCCGTCCACTTGATCTCGGCTTTACCACGCTCAAAAACCGCGTCCTCATGGGGTCGATGCACACAGGGCTGGAAGAGACGAAAGACTGGAACCGCGTCGCCGAATTTTATGCGGATCGCGCACGCGGTGGTGTTGGCCTGATGGTCACAGGCGGCATTGGCCCCAACCTCGAAGGGTCCGTCCTGCCTGGTGCTGCGATGCTGAGCACCGATGAAGACGTCGCCAACCACAAGATCGTCACAGATCGCGTTCACGAAGCAGACGGCAAGATCGCGATGCAGATTTTGCACGCTGGTCGTTACGCCTATGGCCCCAAATGCGTGGCGCCTTCGGCGATCAAATCCCCCATTTCCCCCTTCCCACCAATCGAGCTGGACGCCGCAGGCATCGAAAAACAAATCGCCGACATTGCTGCCTGTGCGGGCCGTGCCAAGGAAGCAGGATATGACGGGGTAGAGGTAATGGGGTCTGAGGGTTATTTCCTGAATCAGTTCCTTGTGACCCACACCAACAAACGCACCGACGAATGGGGCGGTTCATATGAAAACCGCATGCGCCTGCCAATCGAAGTGGTGAAACGCGTTCGCGAAACGGTCGGAACCGATTTTATCGTGATCTACCGCTTGTCGATGATCGACCTTGTTCCCAATGGATCAACCTTTGACGAGGTTGTACAGCTGGCTCAGGAAATCGAAAAAGCTGGCGCGACGATTATCAATACGGGCATCGGCTGGCACGAGGCGCGCGTTCCCACCATCGCAACATCGGTTCCCCGTGCGGCCTTTGCTTGGGTCACCAAGAAACTGATGGGCAAGGTTTCGATCCCGCTGATCACGTCGAACCGCATCAACACCCCCGATGTCGCGGAGGAAGTCCTATCAACCGGATGCGCCGATATGGTTTCGATGGCGCGCCCGATGTTGGCTGACGCTGATTTCGTGAATAAAGCCGCAGCAGGCAAGGCCGATCACATCGCGCCCTGCATTGGATGTAACCAAGCCTGCCTTGATCACACCTTCAGCGGCAAAATCTCTTCCTGTCTTGTGAACCCGCGTGCCTGCTATGAAACCGAATTGGTTTTGGAGCCCGCCGAGAAGGTAAAAACAATCGCCGTTGTTGGTGCTGGCCCTGCTGGCCTATCCGCTGCCATCGCCGCCGCAGAGCGCGGCCATACCGTAACCATCTTTGACCGCGCGGCTGAAATCGGTGGCCAATTGAACCTCGCCAAACAGGTCGCAGGTAAGGAAGAGTTCTGGGGCTTTGTCGATTGGTACCGCACGATGGTTGCCCATCACGGCATTAACGTAAAGCTGAACACCGAAGTCTCGGCAAATGATCTGGATGACTTTGACGAGGTTATTATCGCGACAGGTGTTGTGCCGCGTGATCCACAGATCGACGGCCAAAACCACAAAAGCGTATACTCCTACATTGACGTCCTTCAGGGCCGTGCCACGATTGGTGACCATGTTGCAGTCATTGGCGCTGGCGGCATCGGCTTTGATATCTCTGAACATCTGGTGGATGATGGCGAAAGCACTACGCTTAACCTTCCTGAATGGATGAGCGAATGGGGTGTGGCAGACACATCCGAACACCGCTCAGGTCTGGCCCCTGAAGGGCCACAACCCCATCCGGCTACGCGTGCCATCACGATGATGCAGCGAAAGCCATCCAAACCGGGTAAGGGGCTAGGCAAGACAACAGGATGGATCCACCGCGCGTCACTGACCATGAAAGGCGTCAACATGATCGCTGGCGTTAACTATGAGCGGATCGATGATGAAGGTGTCCACATCACCTTTGGCGAAGCACGCGAGAACCCACAGGTGATCCCCGCCGATACGGTTGTTCTATGCGCCGGCCAGCTATCGGATCGCAGCCTTGCCGATGCATTAGAGGCCAAAGGCAAAACCTGCCACGTCATCGGCGGCGCCGATGTTGCGGCCGAATTAGATGCAAAGCGCGCCATTAACCAAGGTACGCGATTGGCCGCGACCCTCTAA
- a CDS encoding RNA pyrophosphohydrolase codes for MTPEEIEKLPYRPCVGVMVINSSGKVFVGQRLDNNADAWQMPQGGVDPGEDPQAAALRELEEETGITRDLVTVEAETKDWLPYELPHDLVPKLWKGRFRGQEQKWFLLRFNGTDDQVNIQTAEPEFREWKWISTDKLLGSIVPFKKDVYARVIKEFEDQI; via the coding sequence ATGACGCCTGAAGAAATTGAAAAACTGCCCTATCGGCCTTGTGTCGGTGTCATGGTTATAAACTCTTCTGGAAAAGTGTTTGTCGGGCAGCGGTTGGATAACAATGCGGATGCGTGGCAGATGCCGCAAGGTGGCGTTGATCCGGGCGAAGACCCTCAGGCCGCGGCGCTGCGCGAGTTGGAGGAAGAAACAGGTATCACACGCGATCTGGTTACGGTCGAAGCCGAGACCAAAGATTGGCTGCCCTACGAGCTACCCCATGATCTGGTGCCAAAACTGTGGAAAGGCCGCTTTCGCGGGCAAGAGCAGAAATGGTTCCTATTGCGATTCAATGGGACGGACGATCAGGTAAATATCCAAACAGCCGAGCCTGAATTTAGGGAATGGAAGTGGATTTCTACCGATAAACTGTTGGGCAGCATCGTGCCGTTCAAAAAGGACGTCTATGCGCGCGTTATCAAAGAATTCGAGGATCAGATTTGA